The genomic stretch CGCCGACGAGGGTGAGATTGCCGTCCAGCTTGAGAAGCGAGAGGTAGGCATTGATGTCATGTTCCGCAGAGACGGCATCGAGGATGAAGTCGAAGCTCATGGCGTGCTTCGCCATGGCATTGGCGTCCGTGGAGATCACCACTTCATTGGCGCCGAGCTTCAGGCCGTCCTCGACCTTCGACGGCGAGGTGGTGAAGAGGACGGTGTGGGCGCCGAGGGCATGGGCAAACTTCACGCCCATGTGGCCGAGTCCTCCGAGACCGACGATGCCGACCTTTTGGCCTGGGCCGACCTTCCAATGATGGAGTGGAGAGTACGTGGTGATGCCCGCGCAGAGCAGCGGGGCGACGGCGGCGAGGTCGAGATTGGCAGGCACCTTCAGCGTGAAGGCCTCATCCACGACGATCGAGTCCGAGTAGCCGCCGTAGGTGATGCCGCCGAGGTGCTTGTCCTGGCCATTGTAGGTAAAGGTGGGGAATTGCAGGCAGTACTGCTCGAGTCCGGCTTCACAACTCGTGCAGGTGCGGCACGAGTCCACCATGCAGCCGACCGCGGCGAGATCGCCTTCCTTGAACTTGGTGACGTGGTCGCCCACCTTCGTTACGCGGCCGACGATCTCGTGGCCGGGGACGCAGGGATAGATGGTGTTGTGCCACTCATTGCGCGCCTGGTGGAGATCGGAATGGCAGACGCCGCAGAAGAGGATGTCGATGTGGACGTCATGCGCGCCGGGCTCACGGCGCTCGATGGAGAGCGGGGCGAGGGCGGAGGTGGCGGTTTGGGCGGCGTAGGATTTGGAGGAACTCATGGTGGCGTGGAAGGGGCGGCTTTTTTTGGCGAGGCGAGATAAAGGGGAGGGGCGGGACGCCCCTCCAACGGACTGGGGCAAGATGCCCCAGCTACGCTTGTTAGAAGAGGCTGTGGAGGAGGCCGCCTTCGGCGCGCAGGGCGGCGCCATTGGTGGCGGCGGAGCGTGGGCTGGCGATGTAGGCGACGAATGAGGCGATCTCATCGGTCTGGATGAAGCGGCGCAGCAGTGAATTCGGCCGCATGGTGGTGAAGAACTCCTTCTCCACTTGCTCGGACGGCTTGTTCTGGTCGCGGGCGAGATCCTTGACGAATTGCTCCACACCCTCTGACCAGGTGGGACCGGGCATGATGGTATTCACGGTGACGCCGGTGCCGGTGGTGAGGTTCGCGAGGCCGCGGGAAAGCGAGACCTGCATGGTTTTCGTGACGCCGTAGTGGATCATCTCGGCCGGCACGTCGGAGGACGACTCGCTGGAGATGAAGATGATGCGGCCCCAATCGCGTGACTTCATCTTCGACAGGTAGGCGCGGCTCAGG from Luteolibacter arcticus encodes the following:
- a CDS encoding NAD(P)-dependent alcohol dehydrogenase; its protein translation is MSSSKSYAAQTATSALAPLSIERREPGAHDVHIDILFCGVCHSDLHQARNEWHNTIYPCVPGHEIVGRVTKVGDHVTKFKEGDLAAVGCMVDSCRTCTSCEAGLEQYCLQFPTFTYNGQDKHLGGITYGGYSDSIVVDEAFTLKVPANLDLAAVAPLLCAGITTYSPLHHWKVGPGQKVGIVGLGGLGHMGVKFAHALGAHTVLFTTSPSKVEDGLKLGANEVVISTDANAMAKHAMSFDFILDAVSAEHDINAYLSLLKLDGNLTLVGAPENPLPVAAFNLLLPRRSFSGSAIGGIAETQEMLDFCSEKQIVSEIEIIDIQQINEAYERLLKGDVKYRFVIDMASLKN
- a CDS encoding SDR family NAD(P)-dependent oxidoreductase; its protein translation is MDLQLTGKLALVTGSTAGIGLAIAKTLAAEGARVIINGRTQARVDEAIAAIRKDLPDAALESFAGDLGKVEESDKIAAEFPDVEILVNNLGIFEPKPFEEIPDADWYRFFETNFMSGMRLSRAYLSKMKSRDWGRIIFISSESSSDVPAEMIHYGVTKTMQVSLSRGLANLTTGTGVTVNTIMPGPTWSEGVEQFVKDLARDQNKPSEQVEKEFFTTMRPNSLLRRFIQTDEIASFVAYIASPRSAATNGAALRAEGGLLHSLF